One Halogeometricum sp. S1BR25-6 DNA segment encodes these proteins:
- a CDS encoding heavy-metal-associated domain-containing protein yields MTQTITVEGMTCGHCEQTVEDALREVSGVTDATADREAKQASVDGDADVTSLVQAVEDAGYTAHA; encoded by the coding sequence ATGACGCAGACCATCACTGTCGAAGGAATGACGTGCGGTCACTGTGAACAGACAGTCGAAGACGCGCTTCGAGAAGTGAGCGGCGTGACCGACGCGACTGCCGATCGCGAGGCCAAACAGGCGAGCGTCGATGGCGATGCTGACGTCACGTCACTCGTTCAAGCCGTCGAGGACGCTGGATACACCGCCCACGCCTGA
- a CDS encoding CBS domain-containing protein, with product MEQNRSDLTLRVGSIADESVGRVIPDTSVAEVAQTMVAQTKCARYVVVEENDQLVGIITDRDLIGALLTPDSEFNVLATDQSESNITAGDVMTSDPLTVTPEAEVPRVLRQMNEAAARHVPVVEDGSVVGIVTLDDLITHLAGEAAHVSAQMDNLSGIIRSESQRK from the coding sequence ATGGAACAGAATCGATCCGATCTCACACTACGTGTTGGGAGTATCGCCGACGAGTCAGTTGGTCGCGTTATTCCGGATACGTCGGTAGCAGAGGTCGCCCAAACGATGGTCGCGCAAACCAAATGTGCCCGCTACGTCGTTGTGGAAGAAAACGACCAGCTCGTGGGCATCATTACAGATCGAGATTTGATTGGCGCGCTCCTCACGCCAGATAGTGAGTTCAACGTTCTCGCAACGGATCAGAGCGAATCCAACATAACCGCCGGAGATGTGATGACCTCCGACCCCCTCACCGTAACGCCTGAGGCGGAGGTACCGAGGGTACTGCGACAAATGAACGAGGCGGCTGCCCGCCATGTTCCCGTTGTCGAAGATGGCTCAGTTGTGGGGATCGTCACCCTTGACGATCTCATCACTCACCTCGCGGGAGAAGCTGCCCATGTCTCCGCACAGATGGACAATCTCTCCGGGATCATCCGGTCAGAGTCCCAGAGAAAGTAA
- a CDS encoding methyltransferase family protein yields MALQATQTLFSVSLLSGGLLLGGLLATIVSPTFRFWPHGTRNWTFWVSWTAWTLYVVGLVGIAYLDWWHWYEPPVVVQLVSVLVFVAGTALSIWAMWTLGFWESSGLEGHLQTEGPYRFSRNPQYVGFITMLASGGLLAGSIQTVILAIGGIVWFLLAPLAEEPWLREQYGGEYESYCEAVPRFLGKPSRRAAQTHSEQSESDSQ; encoded by the coding sequence ATGGCACTCCAGGCGACACAGACATTGTTCAGCGTCAGTCTCCTATCCGGGGGACTCCTACTGGGTGGCCTCCTTGCCACCATCGTCAGTCCGACATTCCGGTTCTGGCCGCACGGGACGCGGAACTGGACGTTCTGGGTCAGCTGGACAGCCTGGACGCTATACGTCGTGGGTCTGGTCGGCATTGCATACCTCGACTGGTGGCACTGGTACGAACCACCGGTGGTGGTGCAACTCGTCAGTGTGCTTGTTTTCGTAGCAGGCACAGCGCTGTCTATCTGGGCGATGTGGACACTCGGATTCTGGGAGAGCAGTGGTCTCGAAGGCCACCTTCAAACTGAGGGACCGTATCGCTTCTCTCGCAATCCACAGTACGTGGGGTTCATCACCATGCTCGCCAGCGGAGGCCTCCTCGCAGGTTCGATTCAAACGGTCATTCTCGCTATCGGTGGAATCGTGTGGTTCCTGCTCGCACCACTCGCCGAAGAGCCGTGGCTCCGCGAGCAGTACGGGGGCGAATACGAGTCATACTGCGAGGCGGTTCCACGATTCCTTGGTAAACCCAGTAGACGTGCAGCGCAGACACATTCAGAGCAGTCCGAGAGTGATTCTCAATGA
- a CDS encoding adenylate kinase, which translates to MAEPRILILGGPGAGKGTQSRKASEEFNVKHITTGELLRANKDRDISEFESEYDVPRTYMDQGELVPDEVVTLLVKEALSQVNGFVLDGYPRNVEQAEELNNMTDVDVILYLDVDEEELVQRLTGRRIDPKTGDTYHIKYSPPEDPEVERRLEQRDDDTEETVRERLRVFRETTEPVIEYYEERGQLERVDGKQSPDEVWVDVRKAVENAQ; encoded by the coding sequence ATGGCCGAACCACGGATTCTAATCCTCGGTGGACCAGGCGCAGGAAAGGGGACGCAGAGTAGAAAGGCTTCTGAGGAGTTTAATGTAAAGCATATCACTACCGGGGAGCTCCTTCGGGCAAATAAGGACAGGGATATTTCAGAATTTGAATCAGAGTATGATGTCCCGCGCACATATATGGATCAAGGTGAGCTTGTTCCGGACGAGGTTGTCACTCTGCTCGTTAAAGAGGCTCTATCGCAAGTCAATGGCTTTGTTCTGGATGGGTATCCCCGCAACGTAGAACAGGCTGAGGAACTCAATAATATGACCGACGTTGACGTTATTCTATATCTTGACGTAGACGAGGAGGAACTTGTTCAACGACTCACGGGTCGCCGTATAGACCCAAAAACAGGGGACACTTATCATATAAAATATAGTCCGCCTGAAGATCCTGAAGTTGAAAGACGACTTGAGCAGCGGGATGACGATACCGAGGAGACAGTCCGTGAACGTCTACGTGTATTTCGTGAGACCACTGAACCAGTTATTGAATACTACGAAGAACGAGGTCAACTGGAACGTGTCGACGGAAAACAGTCTCCTGATGAAGTCTGGGTTGACGTAAGGAAAGCGGTTGAAAACGCGCAATAG
- a CDS encoding copper-translocating P-type ATPase, producing the protein MSNNPDHETSENPSKEGHPSHQSEGPVYCCRICRLKAESEPRASAHASSEPESKLPKDDTHTAADATTESESTDEHAHNDHEAEHAHRHAAAEHAHSTEAEHVHDEHDHGGNAHEKGHGGGNGDHSDHTDHSGHEAMFRRRFWVSLVLSIPVIVFSEFIQDVFGYTAPTFPGSTWITPVLAVVIFAYGGVPFLSMARTELKNREPGMMMLISLAISVAFVYSIASLFLEGTTPFFWELVTLIDIMLLGHWVEMRSVRAASGALDELAKLMPDTAERITESGDTEEVPVSELGEDDVVLVRPGASVPADGEVVEGESSVDESMITGESRPVGKEPGSEVVAGTVNQDGSLRVKITKTGDETTLAGIMRLVDEAQQSKSRTQLLADKAAGWLFYIALGVAAITAVAWVVAVGYNITVLERVVTVLVIACPHALGLAVPLVVAINTSTAAQNGMLIRDRIAMEESRNLDTVMFDKTGTLTKGEQGVVGVETAGDWTEERAFEVAAGVEGDSEHMIARAIRDAAEERDIQRAKVSNFENFRGLGVRATVDGETVHIGGPNLIEKFGIERSNEIAAFAEEAGSNAETVIYLVHDESEVVAAFALADVIREESRQAIEALHAMDIEVAMLTGDSEDVARAVSEELGIDQYFAEVLPDEKDTKVEALQSEGKLVAMVGDGVNDAPALTRADVGIAIGSGTDVAIESGDIILVDNNPLDVVRLIKLSKASYRKMQENLVWATGYNVFALPLAAGVLAPIGILLSPAIGAVFMSLSTIIVAINARRLRSADISVPDIGA; encoded by the coding sequence ATGAGCAACAATCCAGACCACGAGACATCCGAAAATCCCTCTAAAGAGGGGCACCCCTCGCATCAATCCGAAGGACCCGTCTACTGTTGTCGAATTTGCCGATTGAAAGCAGAGTCGGAACCACGAGCATCAGCCCACGCGTCATCCGAGCCGGAGTCCAAACTCCCGAAGGACGACACTCACACTGCGGCAGACGCCACCACGGAGTCCGAATCCACGGACGAACACGCACATAACGACCACGAAGCCGAACACGCGCACCGCCACGCTGCGGCCGAGCACGCTCACTCTACAGAAGCAGAGCACGTACACGACGAGCACGACCATGGTGGTAACGCCCACGAGAAGGGACACGGGGGTGGAAACGGGGATCACAGCGATCACACGGATCACTCAGGCCACGAGGCGATGTTTCGGCGGCGGTTCTGGGTGTCGCTCGTCCTCTCGATTCCGGTCATCGTCTTCAGCGAATTCATTCAGGACGTCTTCGGCTATACGGCCCCTACGTTCCCCGGGAGTACGTGGATAACGCCGGTACTTGCGGTCGTGATCTTCGCGTACGGTGGCGTGCCCTTCCTCTCGATGGCCCGGACGGAACTGAAAAACCGCGAGCCGGGGATGATGATGCTCATCTCGCTGGCGATATCGGTGGCGTTCGTCTACTCGATCGCGAGTCTGTTTCTCGAAGGGACGACACCGTTTTTCTGGGAACTCGTCACGCTGATCGACATCATGCTGCTGGGCCACTGGGTGGAGATGCGGTCGGTCCGGGCGGCCTCGGGGGCGCTGGACGAACTCGCGAAGCTCATGCCCGATACCGCCGAGCGTATCACCGAGAGTGGAGATACCGAGGAAGTGCCCGTCTCCGAACTCGGCGAGGACGATGTCGTGCTCGTTCGCCCGGGCGCGAGCGTGCCTGCCGACGGCGAAGTCGTCGAGGGCGAGTCGTCCGTTGACGAGTCGATGATTACCGGCGAATCCAGACCAGTTGGGAAGGAGCCCGGATCAGAGGTGGTCGCCGGGACGGTCAACCAGGACGGGAGTCTCCGCGTCAAAATCACGAAGACCGGCGACGAGACGACGCTGGCGGGCATCATGCGACTGGTCGACGAGGCCCAGCAGTCCAAATCTCGAACCCAGTTGCTCGCCGACAAGGCAGCTGGCTGGCTGTTCTATATTGCACTCGGCGTCGCGGCGATTACTGCCGTCGCGTGGGTCGTCGCGGTCGGGTACAACATCACCGTCCTCGAGCGCGTCGTGACGGTCCTGGTCATCGCGTGTCCCCACGCACTTGGACTTGCCGTCCCGCTCGTGGTCGCGATCAACACTTCCACGGCTGCCCAAAACGGGATGCTCATCCGCGACCGCATCGCCATGGAGGAATCTCGAAATCTGGACACGGTGATGTTTGACAAGACCGGGACCCTCACGAAGGGCGAACAGGGCGTCGTCGGTGTTGAGACGGCAGGCGACTGGACTGAAGAGCGAGCATTCGAAGTCGCCGCTGGTGTCGAGGGTGACTCCGAGCATATGATCGCTCGCGCCATCCGAGACGCCGCCGAGGAACGGGATATCCAGCGAGCGAAGGTTTCGAACTTTGAGAATTTCCGCGGTCTCGGCGTCAGAGCCACTGTGGACGGCGAGACGGTTCATATCGGTGGACCGAACCTGATTGAGAAATTCGGTATCGAGCGGTCCAACGAAATCGCTGCCTTCGCGGAGGAAGCTGGCTCGAACGCAGAGACGGTTATCTACCTGGTTCACGACGAATCCGAAGTTGTCGCAGCATTCGCGCTGGCGGACGTTATTCGGGAAGAAAGCCGGCAGGCCATCGAGGCGCTACACGCGATGGATATCGAGGTGGCGATGCTGACCGGTGACTCGGAGGACGTCGCACGGGCTGTCTCGGAGGAACTCGGCATCGACCAGTACTTCGCGGAGGTACTCCCCGACGAAAAGGACACGAAAGTCGAAGCGCTCCAGTCCGAGGGGAAACTGGTCGCGATGGTCGGCGACGGCGTCAACGACGCGCCGGCGCTCACGCGAGCAGATGTCGGTATTGCCATCGGTTCAGGGACCGACGTCGCCATCGAGTCGGGCGATATCATCCTCGTCGACAACAATCCCCTGGATGTCGTCCGTCTCATCAAGCTCTCGAAGGCGAGCTACCGGAAGATGCAGGAGAATCTGGTCTGGGCGACCGGCTACAACGTCTTCGCGCTCCCACTCGCTGCCGGAGTCCTCGCGCCTATCGGTATCCTGCTGTCGCCGGCGATCGGCGCGGTGTTCATGTCTCTCTCGACAATCATCGTCGCTATCAACGCCCGTCGTCTCCGCAGCGCCGATATTTCCGTGCCCGACATTGGTGCGTGA
- a CDS encoding DUF7123 family protein, with product MSSISRRTVHAYLVEIADTEPTYLRARDIASDLDGSPKAVAQYLSQLQDDLTDVSLEQWGRSKSITWRVEVNES from the coding sequence ATGTCATCCATTTCCCGCCGCACGGTGCACGCGTACCTCGTCGAGATAGCCGATACCGAGCCCACGTATCTTCGGGCTCGGGATATCGCTAGCGATCTCGATGGATCGCCGAAAGCTGTCGCACAGTATCTGAGCCAACTCCAAGACGACCTCACCGACGTGTCGCTCGAACAGTGGGGGCGCTCGAAAAGTATCACGTGGCGAGTAGAGGTGAACGAGTCGTGA
- a CDS encoding AsnC family transcriptional regulator encodes MRDLDETDMEILSLLAEDARRPFSSIGEEVDLSGPAVSDRVKRLEEADIINGFTVDVNRAQLRAGVPVFVQLENDTAAIESLRSRLHDADGIEHLFVTAEGKIWFYGRAEGQNVRRWVEGLLEDAPSTEYSVTLVDDLEWTPSLDGTEFAITCAECGNTVDSEGESARIDGDIYHFCCPSCRGRFEDQYQRLEDGV; translated from the coding sequence ATGCGTGATTTAGACGAGACAGACATGGAGATCCTCTCGCTACTAGCAGAGGACGCGCGACGCCCGTTCAGCAGCATCGGTGAGGAGGTGGATCTCTCGGGGCCAGCCGTATCAGACCGCGTGAAACGGTTAGAGGAGGCCGACATCATCAACGGCTTCACCGTCGACGTGAATCGCGCACAACTGCGAGCTGGCGTTCCGGTGTTCGTCCAGCTCGAAAACGATACCGCTGCCATCGAGTCACTTCGAAGCCGGCTCCACGACGCGGATGGTATCGAACACCTCTTCGTCACTGCCGAGGGGAAAATATGGTTCTACGGTCGTGCGGAAGGACAGAACGTTCGCCGGTGGGTCGAGGGTCTCCTCGAAGACGCGCCATCAACGGAGTACTCGGTGACGCTCGTCGACGACCTCGAATGGACACCCTCACTCGACGGCACCGAGTTCGCAATCACGTGCGCCGAGTGTGGGAATACGGTCGATAGCGAGGGCGAATCCGCTCGAATCGACGGAGACATCTATCACTTCTGTTGTCCGTCGTGCCGTGGCCGCTTCGAAGACCAGTATCAACGTCTCGAAGACGGAGTCTAG
- a CDS encoding heavy metal translocating P-type ATPase, with translation MGTRTAHLDITGMTCANCSATVGDALESFDGVVEANANFATDEGSVEYDPDEVSLEEIYEAIEDAGYGAVSDTVTIGISDMTCANCVQTNETALENTPGVIAAEANFATDEAQVRYNPADTSLDALYDAIESAGYSPVREDGDDSDSGEDARDAARQAEIRKQLRLTLFGAVLSAPLLFFLAEKFLLGGGVLPETILGIEFGWAEFLLATPVQLVLGWPFYKNSYNALVNNKRANMDVLIALGSTTAYVYSVAVLSGLIAGGLYFDTAALILVFITLGNYLEARSKGQAGEALRKLLEMEAETATVVDEAGNEEEIPLEDVEVGDRMKVRPGEQIPTDGVVVDGQSAVDESMVTGESVPVEKSEGDEVVGSTINENGVLVVEATKVGKDTALQQIVQTVKDAQSRQPDIQNLADRISAYFVPAVIANAVLWGVVWYLFPGALASFVEWLPLWGAVAGGPAIAGGTVTVFEFSIIVFASAVLIACPCALGLATPAATMVGTTIGAQNGVLFKGGDILERAKDVDTVVFDKTGTLTKGEMELTDIVVFDGDGQPLTDGGDTAADGGQLTARDRLGEEDVLRLAATAEHASEHPLARAIVDGAEERGIDVSDPDHFENVPGHGIRATVGNSEVLVGNRKLLRDNDIDPSPAQDTMERLENEGKTAMLVAYEGELVGVVADADTIKESAKDAISQLQERGVDVMMITGDNERTARAVAEQVGIAPENVRAGVLPEDKSDAVESIQDEGRKAMMVGDGVNDAPALAVAYVGTAIGSGTDVAIEAADVTLMRDDPVDVVKAIRISDATLAKIKQNLVWALGYNTAMIPLASLGLLQPVLAAGAMAFSSVSVLSNSLLFRRYTPDHDYKLLGKLR, from the coding sequence ATGGGAACGCGAACTGCACATCTCGACATCACAGGGATGACCTGTGCTAACTGTTCGGCGACAGTTGGCGACGCGCTAGAGTCCTTCGACGGCGTCGTTGAGGCGAACGCGAACTTCGCCACGGATGAAGGCTCCGTCGAGTACGATCCTGACGAGGTATCGCTCGAAGAGATATACGAGGCGATCGAAGATGCCGGGTATGGTGCAGTGTCTGACACAGTGACCATCGGCATCTCCGATATGACCTGTGCCAACTGTGTACAGACCAATGAGACTGCCCTAGAGAACACACCCGGTGTCATCGCGGCCGAGGCGAACTTCGCCACCGACGAAGCCCAGGTCCGGTACAACCCCGCGGACACGTCGCTGGATGCACTCTACGATGCCATCGAGAGCGCGGGCTACTCGCCCGTCCGAGAGGACGGCGACGACAGCGACTCTGGCGAGGACGCGCGCGACGCCGCGCGACAGGCTGAAATCCGTAAGCAGCTTCGACTGACCCTGTTTGGTGCGGTGCTGTCGGCACCTCTCCTCTTTTTCCTCGCCGAGAAGTTCCTCCTCGGCGGTGGCGTCCTCCCGGAGACCATTCTCGGAATCGAGTTCGGCTGGGCAGAGTTCCTGCTGGCGACGCCCGTCCAGCTGGTGCTCGGTTGGCCGTTCTACAAGAACTCGTACAATGCGCTGGTGAACAACAAGCGCGCCAACATGGACGTCCTGATCGCGCTGGGCTCGACCACTGCGTACGTCTACTCTGTCGCAGTCCTCTCAGGGCTCATCGCGGGCGGCCTGTACTTCGACACCGCCGCGCTCATCCTCGTGTTCATCACCCTCGGGAACTACCTTGAAGCCCGCTCGAAGGGCCAAGCCGGCGAGGCGCTCCGCAAGCTGCTGGAGATGGAGGCCGAGACGGCCACCGTCGTCGATGAGGCCGGCAACGAGGAGGAGATCCCACTTGAGGACGTCGAGGTCGGCGATCGGATGAAGGTTCGGCCTGGCGAGCAGATTCCGACCGACGGGGTCGTCGTCGATGGCCAGTCAGCGGTCGACGAGTCGATGGTCACCGGCGAGTCTGTCCCCGTCGAGAAGAGCGAGGGTGACGAGGTCGTCGGCTCGACTATCAACGAGAACGGCGTGCTCGTCGTGGAGGCGACGAAGGTCGGGAAGGACACGGCGCTTCAGCAGATCGTTCAGACGGTCAAGGACGCCCAGTCGCGCCAGCCCGACATCCAGAACCTCGCCGACCGCATCTCGGCGTATTTCGTGCCGGCAGTCATCGCCAACGCCGTTCTCTGGGGTGTCGTCTGGTACTTGTTCCCCGGAGCGCTCGCGAGCTTCGTCGAGTGGCTCCCGCTGTGGGGTGCCGTGGCAGGTGGACCTGCAATCGCTGGAGGGACCGTCACCGTCTTCGAGTTCTCGATCATCGTGTTCGCGTCGGCCGTACTGATCGCCTGTCCCTGTGCGCTGGGCCTTGCGACGCCTGCCGCGACGATGGTCGGGACGACTATCGGTGCACAGAACGGCGTCCTGTTCAAGGGCGGTGACATCCTCGAACGAGCGAAGGACGTCGACACGGTCGTCTTCGACAAGACAGGGACGTTGACGAAAGGCGAAATGGAGCTCACCGACATCGTCGTGTTCGACGGTGACGGACAGCCTCTCACGGATGGCGGCGATACTGCTGCAGATGGTGGCCAACTGACCGCTCGTGACCGTCTCGGTGAGGAGGATGTCCTGCGGCTCGCGGCCACGGCCGAACATGCGAGCGAACACCCGCTCGCCCGTGCCATTGTCGACGGCGCCGAAGAACGGGGGATCGACGTGAGCGACCCGGACCACTTCGAGAACGTCCCCGGCCACGGCATCAGAGCGACTGTCGGCAACAGTGAGGTCCTGGTCGGGAATCGGAAGCTCCTCCGTGACAACGATATCGACCCCTCGCCCGCGCAGGACACGATGGAGCGCCTCGAGAACGAGGGGAAGACGGCAATGCTCGTCGCCTACGAGGGCGAACTCGTGGGTGTGGTCGCCGATGCCGACACAATCAAAGAGAGCGCGAAGGACGCTATAAGTCAGCTCCAAGAACGTGGTGTCGACGTGATGATGATCACCGGCGACAACGAGCGGACCGCCCGCGCGGTCGCCGAGCAGGTCGGCATCGCTCCCGAGAACGTCCGCGCGGGGGTTCTCCCCGAGGACAAATCCGATGCCGTCGAGAGCATTCAGGACGAAGGCCGGAAGGCGATGATGGTGGGCGACGGCGTCAACGATGCGCCCGCCCTCGCCGTCGCGTACGTGGGGACGGCCATCGGCTCGGGGACGGACGTGGCCATTGAGGCGGCGGACGTGACGCTGATGCGCGATGACCCGGTAGACGTCGTGAAGGCCATCCGCATCTCGGACGCGACGCTCGCGAAGATCAAGCAGAACCTCGTGTGGGCGCTCGGCTACAACACCGCGATGATCCCGCTGGCGTCGCTGGGCCTGCTTCAGCCCGTGCTTGCGGCCGGCGCGATGGCGTTCTCCAGCGTGTCGGTGCTGTCGAACAGCCTGCTGTTCCGACGGTACACCCCCGATCACGACTACAAACTGCTCGGAAAACTCCGCTGA
- a CDS encoding succinylglutamate desuccinylase/aspartoacylase family protein, with translation MTGSATQPIEVGGRTISPGEKRQFRYSVGTSFHGDPIDIPVTVVNGENDGPAMFLSAAVHGDELNGIKIVQEVAETYGPPDIHGALVCLHVLNVPGFMAQQRYIPIYDEDLNRSFPGNPQGTMAKRLAHTIFEEFVSKCDLGLDFHTSTRNRTTMYHVRADMRDSDVERIARAFGTSVILDGEGSNGTLRKAASKTGVPTVTVEMGRAHRFQSTHLERALHCVASVLAEHEVLPDRPVSWPGWTRVVARDGEKTWLRAATGGLVDMKWGPQPLVEDGEQLFTISDHFKDEVEVVRAPSTGLVVGVLENAVAYPGHPLCHFVSVDETTADIIRDDIERGEFDVYREGGFQRPEYGESGEYEGRDPLS, from the coding sequence ATGACTGGATCCGCGACACAACCGATTGAGGTCGGCGGCCGAACCATCTCACCCGGAGAGAAGCGCCAGTTCCGCTATTCGGTGGGAACAAGTTTCCACGGCGACCCGATCGACATTCCGGTCACGGTCGTCAACGGAGAGAATGATGGCCCGGCGATGTTCCTCAGTGCTGCCGTGCACGGCGACGAACTGAACGGCATCAAGATCGTCCAAGAGGTCGCAGAAACCTACGGTCCCCCGGACATCCACGGGGCACTCGTCTGCCTCCACGTACTGAACGTCCCGGGATTCATGGCCCAACAGCGCTACATCCCGATCTATGACGAGGACCTCAACCGGTCGTTCCCCGGGAATCCACAGGGAACGATGGCGAAACGTCTCGCCCATACTATCTTCGAGGAATTCGTCTCGAAGTGCGACCTAGGGCTGGATTTCCACACCTCGACGCGCAACAGGACGACGATGTATCACGTTCGGGCAGATATGCGCGACTCTGACGTCGAACGCATCGCCCGTGCATTCGGAACGAGCGTGATTCTCGACGGTGAAGGCTCAAACGGGACGCTCCGAAAGGCAGCATCGAAGACGGGGGTTCCGACCGTAACTGTGGAGATGGGGCGCGCCCACCGGTTCCAATCGACGCATCTCGAACGCGCCCTTCACTGCGTGGCGAGTGTCCTCGCTGAACATGAGGTTCTGCCAGACCGGCCGGTCTCTTGGCCTGGGTGGACGCGTGTGGTCGCACGCGACGGTGAGAAGACGTGGCTTCGTGCTGCCACCGGCGGACTCGTCGATATGAAGTGGGGCCCACAGCCGCTCGTCGAGGACGGGGAGCAGCTGTTCACTATCTCCGATCACTTCAAAGATGAGGTCGAAGTCGTTCGTGCACCGTCAACTGGCCTCGTCGTCGGTGTACTCGAGAACGCAGTCGCGTACCCGGGGCATCCGCTGTGTCACTTCGTGAGCGTCGACGAAACGACCGCAGACATCATCCGGGACGACATCGAGCGGGGTGAGTTCGATGTCTACCGTGAGGGTGGTTTCCAGCGGCCGGAATATGGTGAGAGCGGTGAGTATGAAGGACGAGATCCGCTCTCTTGA
- a CDS encoding SDR family NAD(P)-dependent oxidoreductase yields MLKDKVAIITGGATGIGKAIASKYIDYGAEVVIAGRTEETGRETAEELGCEFHQCDVTEYEQVETLVNSTVDEYGQLDAIVNNAGIGQVGSIEEMSLEEWDTVIQINLTGVMYGSRAAIPYLKDSEGCIINVASIYGLVGGPGSPAYSAAKGGVVNFTRELAIDYATEGIRVNSICPGFVETPMTDDYLDQEQFYEFVRDETPMQRVAEPEEIGGIAMFLASDEATYITGTNIPVDGGWTAH; encoded by the coding sequence ATGCTCAAAGATAAAGTTGCGATCATCACTGGTGGTGCAACCGGGATCGGCAAAGCAATTGCTTCGAAGTACATTGATTACGGAGCCGAAGTCGTTATCGCAGGTCGCACGGAAGAAACCGGCCGAGAGACTGCCGAAGAACTCGGCTGTGAATTCCACCAATGTGACGTCACGGAGTATGAGCAGGTAGAGACCCTCGTCAACAGTACGGTTGACGAATACGGACAGCTTGACGCAATCGTAAACAACGCTGGAATTGGCCAAGTAGGGTCCATCGAAGAAATGTCGCTCGAAGAGTGGGATACGGTCATTCAAATTAATCTCACAGGGGTTATGTACGGCTCGCGAGCGGCGATCCCGTATCTCAAAGACAGTGAGGGGTGCATCATTAATGTCGCGTCGATTTATGGCCTCGTTGGTGGTCCTGGATCACCTGCCTATTCGGCAGCAAAAGGTGGTGTCGTGAATTTCACACGAGAGCTCGCCATCGACTACGCCACAGAAGGGATACGTGTCAATAGTATCTGCCCTGGATTCGTTGAAACGCCGATGACAGACGACTACCTCGACCAGGAACAGTTCTACGAGTTCGTCCGAGACGAGACACCCATGCAGCGAGTGGCCGAACCCGAGGAGATCGGCGGCATTGCGATGTTTCTCGCCTCTGATGAGGCGACGTACATCACAGGCACAAACATTCCTGTCGACGGAGGCTGGACTGCCCACTAG